A single window of Bacteroidales bacterium DNA harbors:
- a CDS encoding gliding motility lipoprotein GldH yields the protein MISYRLIFTFIILSSGILFFSCDPNKIYEENIEIKNAVWNKNDKIIFNVEITDTICPHNILINKRITGMYPKSNLYLFICTKFPKGELTKDTLLCFLADEKGKWYGKGFGDIWSITTIYKQNVRFPQKGKYTFEIEQAMRIENLPQILDIGLRIEKSKI from the coding sequence ATGATATCATACAGACTTATATTTACTTTTATTATTTTATCATCAGGGATTTTATTTTTTTCATGTGATCCAAACAAAATATATGAAGAAAACATAGAAATAAAAAATGCTGTTTGGAATAAAAATGATAAAATTATTTTTAATGTTGAAATTACTGACACCATTTGTCCTCATAACATACTTATAAACAAACGAATAACAGGAATGTATCCTAAAAGTAATTTATATTTATTTATATGTACTAAATTCCCAAAAGGAGAATTAACAAAAGATACTTTATTATGTTTTCTTGCGGATGAAAAAGGTAAATGGTACGGAAAAGGATTTGGAGATATATGGTCAATTACAACTATTTATAAACAAAATGTGAGATTCCCGCAAAAAGGCAAATACACTTTTGAAATAGAACAGGCTATGCGTATTGAAAATCTACCCCAGATTTTAGATATAGGATTACGTATTGAGAAAAGCAAAATATAA